The genomic DNA GTCGGCGGTCTCGCCGGCGCGGCCGTCGCCTTCGCCCTGGTCTCGCTCACCGACTTCCCGGCGTTCCCCGTCGCGTCCGCCGTCCTCCTGGTCGCGGTGATCGCGGCGGCGGTCCACTCGGTGCGCACGACGCCCGCCCGGCGGGATCTCGTCCTCCTCGCCTGGCTCGTGCTGATCGGCGTCGTCGCACAGGCCCTGGTCGGCGGCATCACCGTGCTCACCGGCCTGAACCCCTTCATCGTCGGGTTCCACTACACGTCGTCGCTCCTGCTCGTCTGCATCACCGCCGCGTTCCTCGTGCGGCTGGCGACTCCGGAAGGACCGCGCGAGCGGGCCGTCCCCACCTGGTTCGCGATCGTGACGCACGTCACCGGCCTCGCCCTCGCCGTGACCATCCTGTTCGGCGTGCTGACGACCGGATCGGGCCCGCACTCGGGCGACGCCGACGTGCTTCGCCGCGGCTTCGACGCCACGGTCCTCGCCCACGTCCACTCCTGGCCGGGCTACATCCTGGCCGCCCTCGTGCTCTTCCTGACGGTGTCCGCCTGGGTCCTGCGCCTCGAGCCCCGGCGGTGGCTGCTCGTGCTCGTCATCGCGATCCTCGTGCAGGTGGCCGTCGGCGTCTGGCAGGCGCGGGAGGGGCTGCCGCCCGTGCTCGTGGGCATCCACATGGTCCTTGCATCGCTGTCGGCCGCGACCTACACGGTCGTCGTGCTGCACCTCAAGCGCACCGCGTCCGTCGTACCCGCCCCCGTCGATTGACCTGCCGCACAGACGATCCATAGCGCGCGCACCGGGCGCTCATCACCGCATCGACCATCGTGGTCGACATGAACAAGACACTCACCCGCAGCGCCGGGTTCTGGCTCCTCATCGTCGTCTCCCTCGCCGCGGTCGGGGTCGGCGGCTGGATGATCGCCGGACAGGTCGGCACGATGACCACGACCCTGATGGACGGCACCGCCACCGGTGTCGAGGTGTACGTCGGTCAGTCGCTCGTCGTCGTCGGCGCGGTCGTCCTCGGCGCGGGCCTGGTGGGCCTGCTCCTGTCGCTCGGCCTCGTCGCCGCGCGCACGCTCGTCGCCACCCCCGTCACCGCCGCGCCGGTCGTCGAGCACGAGGCGCCGAGCATCCAGGACGAGACGATCGAGACGGTCTCAGTCCCGCGCGACGAGCCCGCTCTCCGGACCGCCGATGCCGAGTTCGCAGAGCCGCAGGTCGATGCGGAGCCTCAGGCTGACGAGCCCCAGGCCGACGAGGATCAGAAGGGCAGCAGCGGGTCGATCGCCACGGCGACGAACAGCAGCGTCAGGTAAGTGATCGAGGCGTGGAAGACTCGCATCGGCCGCGCCTCGGTCCCCCGCACTGCCTGGTTATACAGGCGGTGCGACTCATAGATGAACCAGCCGCCGAACACCAGGGCGGAGACGGTGTAGACGAGGCCCATGCCGGCGATCGGCACGAGCAGCAGCGAGCAGGCGACCGTGGCCCACGCGTACAGGATGACCTGCAGGCCGACCTGCGACGCGTTGCGGGTGACGCCGAGCATGGGCACGTCGACATCGTCGTAGTCGTCCTTGTACTTCATGGACAGCGGCCAGTAGTGCGGCGGCGTCCAGAGGAAGACGAGCAGGAAGAGGATGAAGGCCGGCCAGTCGAGCGAACCGGTGACGGCGGACCAGCCGATGAGGACCGGGAAGCACCCCGCGATTCCGCCCCAGATGATGTTCTGCTCGGTGCGGCGCTTGAGGATCATCGTGTAGATCACGACGTAGAAGAAGATCGCGGAGGCCGACAGGATCGCCGTGAGCGGGTTCGTGGTGAACCAGAGCCACACGGTCGACACGATCGCGAGCGTCCACGAGAAGATCAGGGCGCCACGCGGGCTGACCTCGCCGGTCACGAGCGGCCGGTTCTCCGTGCGGTGCATGTGCGCGTCGATGTCGCGGTCGAGGTACATGTTGAACGCGCCCGCCGAACCGGCGCTCATCGATCCGCCGATGACCGTCGCGAGGACCAGCCAGAGATCGGGCAGTCCGCCCTGCGCGAGGAACATGACCGGAACGGTCGAGACGAGGAGGAGTTCGAGGACCCGGGGCTTCGTCAGAGTGACGTAGGCGCTCACCGTGCGACCGATGGACGACTTCCGTACGGTCTGATCAGACATCGTCGAGATCTCGATCGCCTCCTCCGCGCGCGTTACCGGACAACCTCTCCAGTGTATGACACGCCGTGACGCGTTCCGCGCCTTCCACCCCTCAGTCGCCGGGACCGTCCCCGCTATGCTGAGAGCACTCGCGCGCCCGGTGCTGCGCACAACCCCGCCCGTCTCCCGGACGATGCGGGATGCGCCAGGGAAGTTGCGGATGCGCCAGGGAATACCGGCGCCCTCGAAACTGTCGGAAAGGGCATGAACGTGTCGGAATTGCAGTGGGACGAGATCGATCGACGCGCGGTGGACACCGCCCGGATCCTGGCGGCCGATGCGGTCGAGAAGGTCGGCAACGGTCATCCCGGCACGGCGATGAGTCTGGCTCCCGCCGCCTATCTGCTCTACCAGCGGGTGCTGCGGCATGACCCGACCGACACCGACTGGCTCGGCCGCGACCGCTTCATCCTGTCGGTCGGCCACTCGTCGCTGACGCAGTACGTGCAGCTCTACCTGGGCGGTTTCGGGCTCGAGCTCGACGACCTCAAGGCACTCCGCACCTGGGGCTCGAAGACCCCCGGCCACCCCGAGTACGGCCACACCAAGGGCGTCGAGATCACCACGGGCCCGCTGGGCCAGGGCCTCGCCTCGGCGGTCGGCTTCGCGTACGCCGCCCGGTACGAGCGCGGCCTCTTCGACCCCGAGGCCGCAGCGGGCACGAGCCCGTTCGACCACTTCGTCTACGTGATCGCGGGCGACGGCGACCTGCAGGAGGGCGTCACCAGCGAGGCCTCCTCGCTCGCCGGCCACCAGCAGCTCGGCAACCTCATCGCGATCTACGACTCGAACCAGATCTCCATCGAGGACGACACGAACGTCGCCTTCACCGAGGACGTCGCCGCTCGCTACGAGGCCTACGGCTGGCATGTGCAGACCGTGGACTGGAAGAAGACCGGCGAGTACGTGGAGGACGTCGCCGAGCTCCACGCCGCGATCGAGGCGGCCAAGGGCGAGACCGACAAGCCGTCGCTCATCATCCTCAAGACCATCATCGGCTGGCCGGCTCCCGGCAAGCAGAACACCGGGAAGATCCACGGATCGGCGCTCGGAGCCGACGAGCTCGCCGCCACCAAGAAGGTCCTCGGGTTCGACCCGGAGCAGACCTTCGTCGTCGCCGACGAGGTGCTGGAGCGCACGCGCGGCCTCGCGGAGCGCGCCGCCGAGGCCCGCGCCGCCTGGCAGGAGTCGTTCGATGCCTGGGCGGCCGCCAACCCCGAGCGCAAGGCCCTGCTCGACCGTGTCGAGGCCCACGAGCTCCCCGCCGACATCGCCGACGCGCTCCCCGTCTTCGAGGCCGGCAAGGACGTCTCGACCCGCGCCGCGTCCGGCCAGGTCATCAACGCGCTGGCCGCGCAGCTCCCCGAGCTCTGGGGCGGCTCCGCCGACCTCGCCGAGTCGAACCTCACGACGATCAAGGACGCGCCGTCGTTCATCCCCGCCGAGTGGTCGACCCACGAGTGGTCGGGCACCCCGTACGGCCGGGTGCTGCACTTCGGCATCCGTGAGCACGCCATGGGCGCGATCGTCAACGGCATCGTGCTGCACGGGCCCACGCGCGCCTTCGGGGGCACGTTCCTCATCTTCAGCGACTACATGCGTCCGGCCGTGCGCCTGGCCGCGCTGATGAACGTGCCGAGCGTCTTCGTCTGGACGCACGACTCCGTCGCCCTCGGCGAGGACGGCCCGACGCACCAGCCGATCGAGCAGCTCGCGACGCTGCGCGCGATCCCGAACCTGGCCGTCGTCCGCCCGGCGGACGCCAACGAGACCGCCGCCGTGTGGCTCGAGATCCTCCGGCGCCACGAGGGCCCGGCCGGCATCGCGCTGACCCGCCAGAACATCCCGGTGTTCCCGCGCGGCGAGGGCGAGGCCTCGGGCGACACCTTCGCCTCCGCCGCCCAGGCCGCCAAGGGCGCCTACGTCCTGGCCGAGGCGCCGAACGGCACTCCGGACGTCATCATCGTGGCCACCGGCTCCGAGGTGCAGCTCGCGGTGAACGCCCGCGAGGTGCTCGCCGGCGAGGGCGTGAACGTCCGCGTGGTCTCCGCCCCCTCGCTGGAGTGGTTCGCGGAGCAGGACGAGGCCTACCGCGAGAGCGTGCTGCCGTCGTCCGTCACCGCCCGCGTCTCGGTCGAGGCCGGTTCCGTGCTCACGTGGCGCGGCATCGTCGGCGACCGCGGCCGGTCGGTCGGCATCGACCACTTCGGCGCCTCCGCCGACTACAAGACCCTCTTCGAGAAGTTCGGCATCACCACCGAGGCCGTCGTCGCGGCCGCCCGCGAGACCATCAAGGAGAACGCATGAGCACCCCCACCGCCCAGCTCGCCGCCGCCGGCGTCAGCATCTGGCTCGACGACCTCTCGCGCACCCGGATCTCCTCCGGCAACCTCGCCGAGCTGATCGCGTCGCGCAACGTCGTGGGCGTCACCACGAACCCGACCATCTTCGCGAACGCGATCACGGACAAGAACGACACGTCCTACGACGCGCAGGTCACCGAGCTCGCCGCGTCCGGAGCCTCGGCCGAGGACGCGGTGTTCGCCGCGACGACCCAGGACGTCCGTGCCGCGCTCGACGTCTTCCGCCCGGTGTGGGAGGAGTCCGGCCACGTCGACGGACGCGTGTCGATCGAGGTCTCCCCCGACCTCGCCCACGACACCGACGGCACCGTTGCGCAGGCCAAGGAGCTCTGGGACCGGATCGACCGCCCCAACCTCCTCGTGAAGATCCCGGCGACCAAGGCCGGCCTCCCGGCCATCACCGAGGCGATCGCGAACGGCATCAGCGTCAACGTGACCCTCATCTTCAGCCTGGAGCGCTACGCCGAGGTCATCGAGGCGTACCTCACGGGACTCGAGCGCGCCAAGGAGGCGGGCATCGATCTGTCCACCATCCACTCCGTGGCCTCGTTCTTCGTCTCCCGGGTCGACACGGAGACGGACAAGCGCCTGAGCGCGATCGGAACGGACGCGGCCGCCGCGCTGAAGAGCAAGGCGGGCCTCGCGAACGCCCGACTCGCCTACGAGCTCTTCGAGAAGACGTTCGCCGAGAAGCGCGCGCAGGATCTCCTCGCCGCCGGCGCCAACGTCCAGCGCCCGCTGTGGGCGTCCACCGGCGTCAAGGACCCGAACCTCCCCGACACGCTGTACGTGACCGAACTGGTCGCGGACGGCGTCGTGAACACGATGCCGGAGAAGACCCTCGAGGCGACGTTCGACCACGCCGTCGTCACCGGAGACACCATCACCGGCGGCTACGAGGAGGCCCGCGAGGTCTTCGCCGGGCTCGCCGAGGTGGGCGTCGACTTCGACGCCGTCACCGAGGTGCTCGAGAAGGAGGGGGTCGCGAAGTTCATCGACTCCTGGCACGACCTGCTGGCGCAGGTCACCGAGGCTCTGGAGGCACAGCGATGACCTTCGCCATCCACGCATCGGGCGCGGCGCGCGTCGCCATCGAGGAGACCGTGCCGGCCCTGGTCCACGACCTCGTCGCCTCCCGCATCACCGGTGGCGACGCCACGCTCTGGGGTCCGGCCGCCGAGGCCGAGGCGTCGGTCCGGCTCGGCTGGGTCCAGGCTGTCTCGGTCTCCCGCCCGCTGGTCGCGGAGATCGTCGCACTGCGCGAGGAGCTCGCGGCGAAGGGCGTCACGCGCGTGGTCCTCGCGGGGATGGGCGGCTCCTCGCTCGCTCCCGAGGTGATCGCGCAGACGTCCGGCGTCCCGCTCACGATCCTCGACTCCACCGCCCCGGGACAGGTCCTCGCGGCGCTCGACGAGGGTCTCGCCGAGACGGTCCTCGTCGTGTCCTCGAAGTCGGGCTCCACGGTCGAGACCGACTCGCAGCGCCGCACCTTCGAGGCCGCCTTCCGCGACCTCGGCATCGACCCCACCGAGCGGATCGTCGTGGTCACCGATCCCGGTTCGCCGCTCGACGCCTCCGCGCGCGAGGCCGGCTACCGGGTCTTCAACGCCGACCCGAACGTGGGCGGCCGCTACTCGGCGCTGACCGCCTTCGGCCTCGTGCCGTCAGGACTCGCCGGCGTCGACATCGACGAGCTCCTGGACGAGGCCGAGGCCTCCCTGCTCGAGGTGGCCGTGGACTCCGCCGACAACCCCGCGCTCCGTCTCGGGGCCGCGATCGCCGCCACGAGCCCCCGCCGCGACAAGCTGGGCCTGATCACCGACGGCACGCACATCAAGGGGCTGCCGGACTGGATCGAGCAGCTGATCGCCGAGTCCACGGGCAAGGAGGGCACCGGCATCCTCCCGGTCGTCCTGCTCCCGGTCTCGCCGGAGCTCGACCCGGTCCCCGCCGACCTCCAGATCGTGCGCCTCGTCGACGACGCCAACGAGTTCCACCTGCACGAGCGGCACGAGGGCGAGATCCTCGTCAGCGGCACGCTCGGCGCGCAGTTCATCGTCTGGGAGTACGCGACGGCCATCGCCGGGCACCTCCTCGGCATCAACCCGTTCGACCAGCCCGACGTCGAGTCGGCCAAGGTCGCCGCCCGGGGCCTGCTCGACGCCCGCCCGGAGCCGACGGCGCCCGCGTTCGTCGAGAACGGCGTCGAGGTGCGGGTCTCCGATCCCGCCCTCGCCGTCTCGGGCACGGTCGAAGGCGTGCTGGACGCCCTCTGGGCCCAGCTCCCCGCCGACGGCTACGTGTCCATCCAGGCCTACGTCAACCGCCTCGAGGTGCCGCAGCTCCAGGGCCTGCGCGAGCTGGTCGCCGCCGACTCGGGGCGTCCGACCACGTTCGGATGGGGACCGCGCTTCCTGCACTCCACGGGCCAGTACCACAAGGGCGGGCCCGCGCAGGGCGTGTTCCTGCAGATCCTGGAGCGCACGGACGTGGATCTCGAGATCCCCGACCGCCCGTTCACGTTCGGGCAGCTCATCCAGGCGCAGGCGGCCGGTGACGCGGGTGTGCTCGCGGAGCACGGACGGCCCGTCGTCTCGCTGACGATCACCGAGTCCTCGGATGACGTGCTCGCCCTCTTCGAAGCCGCACAGAAGTAACCGCAGGAGAGCCCCCACCGATGTCTGTACCCATCTCGCGCGGGCACAACCCGCTGCGCGACCCCGACGATCGTCGTCTCAACAGGATCGCGGGGCCCAGCGCCCTCGTGATCTTCGGCGTGACGGGTGATCTGTCCCGCAAGAAGCTCATGCCGGCGGTCTACGACCTCGCGAACCGGGGGCTCCTGCCTCCGGGGTTCGCGCTCGTGGGCTTCGCCCGCCGCGACTGGGAGGACCAGGACTTCGCCCAGGTCGTCTACGACGCGGTGAAGCAGCATGCCCGCACGCCGTTCCGCGAGGAGACCTGGACACAGCTGCTCCAGGGCATCCGGTTCGTCTCCGGCGAGTTCGACAACCCCGACTCCTTCCGCAAGCTGCGGGAGACCGTCGAGAAGCTCGACGTGGAACGCGGGACCATGGGCAACCACGCCTACTACCTCTCGATCCCGCCGAAGGACTTCCCGCTCGTCGCGAAGCAGCTCAAGGACTCGGGGCTCGTGGGCGAGGACGCGGACGACGACGAGCGCTGGCGGCGCGTCGTGATCGAGAAGCCGTTCGGGCACGACCTCGAGTCGGCGCGCGCTCTCAACGCGGCCCTCGAAGTGGCGTTCCCCGCCGACTCGATCTTCCGCATCGACCACTACCTCGGCAAGGAGACGGTGCAGAACATCCTCGCGCTGCGCTTCGCGAACGAGCTGTACGAGCCGATCTGGAATCGCAACTACGTCGACCACGTGCAGATCACGATGGCCGAGGACATCGGCGTCGGCGGTCGTGCCGGATACTACGACGGGATCGGCGCCGCACGCGACGTCATCCAGAACCACCTGCTCCAGCTCCTCGCGCTCACGGCGATGGAGGAGCCCATCAGCCTCTCCGCCGAGCATCTGCGGGCCGAGAAGGAGAAGGTCCTCGCGGCGGTGCACGTGCCGGAGGATCTCTCCCTCGCCACGGCGCGCGGACAGTACGCCGGGGGCTGGCAGGGCGGCGAGAAGGTCACCGGCTTCCTCGACGAGGAGGGGATGAACCCCGAGTCGACGACGGAGACCTACGCGGCCATCAAGCTGGAGATCGACACCCGTCGCTGGGCGGGCGTGCCGTTCTACCTGCGGACGGGCAAGCGCCTCGGCCGTCGCGTGACGGAGATCGCGGTGGTGTTCAACCGTGCGCCGCAGCACCTGTTCGGCCGCGGCAACGCCTCGGAGCTGGGGCAGAACGCCCTCGTGATCCGCGTCCAGCCCGACGAGGGCGTCACGATCCGCTTCGGTTCGAAGGTGCCGGGCAACGGCACGAACGTCCGCGACGTGACGATGGACTTCGGCTACGGCCACGCGTTCACGGAGGCGAGCCCGGAGGCGTACGAGCGTCTGATCCTCGACGTCCTCCTGGGCGACCCGCCGCTGTTCCCGCGGCATGAGGAGGTCGAGCTCTCCTGGAAGATCCTCGACCCGGTGGAGAAGTACTGGGCCGCCCAGGGCGGTCCGGTGGAGCAGTACGCGCCCGGCTCGTGGGGACCGGCCTCGGCCGACGACCTGCTGGCCCGCGACGGACGAGTCTGGAGACGCCCGTGATCATCGACCTTCCCGACACGACCGTCAGCCAGGTCGCCAAGCAGCTCGTCAAGGTGCGCGAGGAGGGCGGCGCCGTCGCCCTCGGCCGCGTCCTCACCCTGGTCATCGCCGCGCGCAAGGGCGTCGCGGAGGCCGCGATCGACGCCGCGAACGATGCGTCGCGCGAGCACCCGATGCGCGTGATCGTGCTGACCACCGGCGACGGCGAGTCCCGTCTCGACGCGCAGATCCGCGTGGGCGGAGACGCCGGAGCCAGCGAGGTCGTCGTGCTGCACGCGCACGGCGACGCCGCGAGCAACGAGGAGAGCCTGCTGACCGGCCTGCTCCTCCCCGACGCCCCGGTCGTGGCCTGGTGGCCGGACGAGGCCCCCACCTCTCCCGCGACCTCCCCGCTCGGCCGCATCGCCCAGCGCCGGATCACCGATGCCGCCACCTCGCCCGACGTCCGCGACCGGCTCGCCCTCCTCGGACGCACGCACGCCCCTGGTGACACCGATCTCGCCTGGACGCGCCTGACGCACTGGCGCGAGCAGCTCGCCGCGGTGCTGGACCAGCCGCCGTACGAGACCATCACCGCCGTCGAGGTCCGGGGCGGGAGCGCCTCGCCCTCCACCGCGCTGCTCGCCGCGTGGCTGCAGATGGCACTGGACGTCCCGGTGCGGTGGTCGTACGAGGACCCGGAGCACTGGCAGGAGGGCATCAAGTCGGTGCGCCTCACCCGGGAGTCCGGCGACATCCTCCTCGAGCGCCCCTCGCCCGGCGTCGCCGTGCTCACCCAGCCGAACCAGCCCGACCATGACCTGCACCTGCCGCGGCGGACGCTGCGCGAGTGCCTCGCGGAGGAGCTGCGCCGGCTCGACCCCGACGTCCTGTACGGTCGAGTGATCACGGAGGGCTGGGAGAAGCTCGGTCCGCCCGAGACAGGAGAGTGATCTCGATGCCGGGATCGTCCGCAGAGAAGCGAGTCGTGGTCGAAGCCACCCCGACCGCCCTCGCCCTCCGGGTCGCCGATCGCTTCCTCACCCGCGTCCGCGCGCGCACGCGCAACGGGCGGTTGGCCCACATCGCGCTGACGGGCGGGTCGATGGGCGGTGCCGTCCTGCGCGCCGTCCGGGACAACCCGCGGTCCGCCGAGATCGACTGGTCCCTCGTGCACTTCTGGTGGGGGGACGAGCGGTACGTGCCGCGGAACGACGCGGACCGCAACGCCCTCCAGTCCCGGGAGGCACTGCTCGACCACATCGACGTCCCCGCGGAGAACGTGCACGAGGTCGCCGGCTCCGACAGCGGTCTCGAGCTCGATGAGGCCGCCGCGGCGTACGCCGCCGAGCTCGCCCGTTTCGGCACCGACGACCACCCCTGGCCGTCCTTCGCCGTGTGCTTCCTCGGCGTCGGACCGGACGGCCACATCGCCTCGCTGTTCCCGGACCGCGAAGAGGTCACCGTGACCGATGCCGCGGCGCTCCCGGTGCGGGACTCCCCCAAGCCCCCGCCCGAGCGGGTGACCCTCACCCGCCCGGTGCTGAACGCCTCCAAGCGGGTCTGGCTCGTGCTCACGGGCGCCGACAAGGCGTCGGCGCTGGGCCTCGCCCTCGCCGGTGCCAGTTACACGAGCGTTCCCGCGGCCGGCGCCAAGGGGCGCAAGCGGACGGTCTTCTTCGTCGACGAGGCCGCGGCATCCGAGGTCTCCCCCGACCTCATCGACCAGGCCTACTGAGCGTCGGGGTCGCGCCTCTCGGGCGTGTCCGGGTGCTCCGGCGCGCTCGGCGCCGGCGAGGTCGGAGGGGCCACCGGGTCGCTGCCCCGGGTGATCCCGAGGTCCTGGCTCTCGCTGAGGACCTGCGGATGGAAGCGGGCGAGTCCGACCACACCCCAGACCGCGATGCCGCCGGCGACGCCGAAGATGATGAAGACCCACCAGGGCGCCGCGGCGGCCTCACCGAGCACGAGCATGCCGATGAGAACGGCCACCATGGGGTCGACCACCGTCAGGCCCGCGATGACGAGGTCGGGCGGACCGGAGCTGTATGCGGTCTGCACGAAGTACGCGCCGACGGCACCCGCCGAGAGCAGCGCGAGCAGGCAGACCGCGGTGATCCACTCGAACTGGCCCGCCTCGATGCGCTTGATGATGACCTTCGCGAGGGTGGCGACGAAGCCGTAGAGGATGCCGGCGCCGATGATGTAGAACAGCGCGCGCATCCGATGCCGGAGGATGAGCCAGCACGCCCCGAGCACGATGATCACGACGAGCAGGATCGCGAGGATGACGAACAGCTCGCGGTCCGTGACCTCCTTCTCCGTGGCGTAGATCGCAGCGAAGAACACGAAGAGGAAGATGCCGCCGACGCAGGCGATGATCGCGGTGAGGGACTGCCTCGTGGGGGCGTGACCGGAGATGCGGGCGTTGAGGAGCGTCGTGATGACCAGGGCGATGGCGCCGAGCGGCTGCACCACGATCAGCGGCGCCTTGACGAGCGCTGCGAGCTGGCAGACGATCGCGAGGCCCAGCATGAGCGTCCCGATCACCCAGGACGGTCGCGTGAACAGGCGCTTGAGCTGATCGAGGCTGAGACCGGCCGCGCCGTCGGAGCCGCTGAGCCGCTCGACCTTCTCCACGCCCCGGTGCTGGTACTGCGCGCCGAGCGACATGAACACCGCACCGGCGAGGGCCAGCGGGATCCCCAGGAGGAGGCCGGGGTTCTGGAACGCTCCGACCAGCTGGTCGCCGACGTCCTCGACCGTCCCCATCCACACCCCTGCGCTCACAGTACGACCCTACCCGGAGAGTGCCGCCGACTAGGGTTGTGACGTGGCTGTCCTTCCGATTCGCATCATGGGCGATCCCGTCCTGCACTCCCCCGCCTCCCCCGTCGAGGCGATCACCGACGAGATCCGCACCCTCGTCGCCGACATGTTCGAGACCATGGATGCCGCGCCCGGCGTCGGCCTCGCCGCCCCTCAGGTCGGCGTGCCGCTGCGGATCTACACGTACTCCTACGTCGACGACGACGACCAGCCCTGGCGCGGTGTGCTCATCAATCCGGAGCTGTGGATGACGCCCCCGGAGCCGGGCGCGCCCGACCCCGAGCTGGAGTCGGAGGGCTGCCTGTCCTTCCCGGGCGAACGGTTCCCGTTGCGTCGCTCCGATCGCGTCCGCGTGACGGCGACCGATCTGGACGGCGGCCCGGTCACGCTGGAGGTGGACGGCTGGCGCGCTCGCATCATGCAGCACGAGTTCGACCACCTCGACGGCGTGCTCTACATCGATCGCCTCTCGGACTCCGACTGGAAGACCACGCAGAAGATCGCCCGCAAGCGGGGCTGGGGGCGCCCGGGGGCCAGCTGGCTGCCCGGCGTCGACGACCTCGAAGGCTGATCGCGTTCAGCCGGCGCACAGCATTCTTCAAGTTGCATCATAGACTCCGGGCACTATAGCGTGTTCGCGGCGGGGATATTCAGCATGCCCCGCGTCACGCTCTGAAGGGGAAATCCATGATGAAGTCGCGCACCCGTCGCGCACTCGTGCTCACCGGTTCGGCCGTCGCCGTCTCGCTCGCTCTCACCGGTTGCAGCGCGATCAACAGCATTCTCGGCGGCGGTCGCGCCGACGCCGACCGCGACGAGGAGACCGGCCAGGTCACCGAGAGCGCGAACATCGACGTCTTCTCCGTGAAGCTCGGCGACTGCATGCTCGAGACCGGCTCCGGGATGCTCACCGACGCGAACGTCGTGCCGTGCTCCGAGCCGCACGACGAAGAGGTCTTCTACGAGATCAAGATGGACGACGGCGAGTACTCGGAGGACGCCATCAGCGCCGCGTCCGAGGAGTGCATCGGCGACGCGTACACGTCCTTCGTCGGCGTCTCGTACCAGGACTCCGCTCTGGACGTGACCACGCTCACCCCCAGCCAGGACTCGTGGGAGCAGGCCAACGACCGCGTGATCCAGTGCATCATCGTCGACCCGGCCGGCCAGGTCGAGGGATCGCTCAAGGGCGCCGCGCGCTGATCCGACCGCGTCTCCACGAAGGGCTCCGCCGCAAGGCGGGGCCCTTCGTCGTCCCGGTGGCTCGTCAGCCGTCGGAGGCGCGGAGGGCGAGCCACGCGGCGACGCGGTCGTCCGGATCGGAGAGGGAGAGCCCGGTGAGATCCTCGATCCGTCGGACGCGGGTCGTCAGCGTCTGTCGGTGGATGCGCAGCCGCGCCGCGCTCTCGCTCCACGCCCCATTGCACGCGAGGAACACCCGGAGGGTGTCGAGGAGCTCGGCGGGCCGCTCGGCCGCGCGCAGGGGGTCGAGCAGACGCGCGAGGCGAGTGGTCTGATCCGGGTCCAGCGCCCCGAGCACGAACGACACCGTCGGAATGGCCTCGTAGCGGACCACGCGTTCGCCGCCGGTGCGCGCGGCCTCGCAGGCGTGCCGCGCCTCGTCGATGCTGCGGGCGAGGGCATCCGTGCCCGCCGGTCGGCCGAGACCGAGATAGAGCGTCGATGCGAACGCCCGGGCGCGATGCGCGATCTGCTCGGCGTGGTCTTCGCGAACGAC from Microbacterium paraoxydans includes the following:
- a CDS encoding COX15/CtaA family protein → MPETTIPAPSTTGATASPRSAVWGRALTVFAWLSFLSETIIIGTGGAVRLTGSGLGCTEWPLCTPESLVPIVEVQGIHGMIEFGNRLMTGVVGIIAIAVVLLVLHTISGRRALIDALWFAVGGLAGAAVAFALVSLTDFPAFPVASAVLLVAVIAAAVHSVRTTPARRDLVLLAWLVLIGVVAQALVGGITVLTGLNPFIVGFHYTSSLLLVCITAAFLVRLATPEGPRERAVPTWFAIVTHVTGLALAVTILFGVLTTGSGPHSGDADVLRRGFDATVLAHVHSWPGYILAALVLFLTVSAWVLRLEPRRWLLVLVIAILVQVAVGVWQAREGLPPVLVGIHMVLASLSAATYTVVVLHLKRTASVVPAPVD
- a CDS encoding heme o synthase, whose translation is MSDQTVRKSSIGRTVSAYVTLTKPRVLELLLVSTVPVMFLAQGGLPDLWLVLATVIGGSMSAGSAGAFNMYLDRDIDAHMHRTENRPLVTGEVSPRGALIFSWTLAIVSTVWLWFTTNPLTAILSASAIFFYVVIYTMILKRRTEQNIIWGGIAGCFPVLIGWSAVTGSLDWPAFILFLLVFLWTPPHYWPLSMKYKDDYDDVDVPMLGVTRNASQVGLQVILYAWATVACSLLLVPIAGMGLVYTVSALVFGGWFIYESHRLYNQAVRGTEARPMRVFHASITYLTLLFVAVAIDPLLPF
- the tkt gene encoding transketolase, with the translated sequence MSELQWDEIDRRAVDTARILAADAVEKVGNGHPGTAMSLAPAAYLLYQRVLRHDPTDTDWLGRDRFILSVGHSSLTQYVQLYLGGFGLELDDLKALRTWGSKTPGHPEYGHTKGVEITTGPLGQGLASAVGFAYAARYERGLFDPEAAAGTSPFDHFVYVIAGDGDLQEGVTSEASSLAGHQQLGNLIAIYDSNQISIEDDTNVAFTEDVAARYEAYGWHVQTVDWKKTGEYVEDVAELHAAIEAAKGETDKPSLIILKTIIGWPAPGKQNTGKIHGSALGADELAATKKVLGFDPEQTFVVADEVLERTRGLAERAAEARAAWQESFDAWAAANPERKALLDRVEAHELPADIADALPVFEAGKDVSTRAASGQVINALAAQLPELWGGSADLAESNLTTIKDAPSFIPAEWSTHEWSGTPYGRVLHFGIREHAMGAIVNGIVLHGPTRAFGGTFLIFSDYMRPAVRLAALMNVPSVFVWTHDSVALGEDGPTHQPIEQLATLRAIPNLAVVRPADANETAAVWLEILRRHEGPAGIALTRQNIPVFPRGEGEASGDTFASAAQAAKGAYVLAEAPNGTPDVIIVATGSEVQLAVNAREVLAGEGVNVRVVSAPSLEWFAEQDEAYRESVLPSSVTARVSVEAGSVLTWRGIVGDRGRSVGIDHFGASADYKTLFEKFGITTEAVVAAARETIKENA
- the tal gene encoding transaldolase codes for the protein MSTPTAQLAAAGVSIWLDDLSRTRISSGNLAELIASRNVVGVTTNPTIFANAITDKNDTSYDAQVTELAASGASAEDAVFAATTQDVRAALDVFRPVWEESGHVDGRVSIEVSPDLAHDTDGTVAQAKELWDRIDRPNLLVKIPATKAGLPAITEAIANGISVNVTLIFSLERYAEVIEAYLTGLERAKEAGIDLSTIHSVASFFVSRVDTETDKRLSAIGTDAAAALKSKAGLANARLAYELFEKTFAEKRAQDLLAAGANVQRPLWASTGVKDPNLPDTLYVTELVADGVVNTMPEKTLEATFDHAVVTGDTITGGYEEAREVFAGLAEVGVDFDAVTEVLEKEGVAKFIDSWHDLLAQVTEALEAQR
- the zwf gene encoding glucose-6-phosphate dehydrogenase is translated as MSVPISRGHNPLRDPDDRRLNRIAGPSALVIFGVTGDLSRKKLMPAVYDLANRGLLPPGFALVGFARRDWEDQDFAQVVYDAVKQHARTPFREETWTQLLQGIRFVSGEFDNPDSFRKLRETVEKLDVERGTMGNHAYYLSIPPKDFPLVAKQLKDSGLVGEDADDDERWRRVVIEKPFGHDLESARALNAALEVAFPADSIFRIDHYLGKETVQNILALRFANELYEPIWNRNYVDHVQITMAEDIGVGGRAGYYDGIGAARDVIQNHLLQLLALTAMEEPISLSAEHLRAEKEKVLAAVHVPEDLSLATARGQYAGGWQGGEKVTGFLDEEGMNPESTTETYAAIKLEIDTRRWAGVPFYLRTGKRLGRRVTEIAVVFNRAPQHLFGRGNASELGQNALVIRVQPDEGVTIRFGSKVPGNGTNVRDVTMDFGYGHAFTEASPEAYERLILDVLLGDPPLFPRHEEVELSWKILDPVEKYWAAQGGPVEQYAPGSWGPASADDLLARDGRVWRRP